The following proteins are encoded in a genomic region of Fundidesulfovibrio magnetotacticus:
- the hpt gene encoding hypoxanthine phosphoribosyltransferase has product MSGLLEPVITAEELARRTAQLGAEISERYRGQDLLVVGVLKGAFMFLADLVRHISIPAHVDFVRVSSYGADVKPGELKFVQDLDSPCKGRHVLVVEDIVDTGNSMSMLLAELSQRGAASVRLCALIDKVERRKTQVTVDFPGFRLAKGFLVGYGLDFAEDYRCLPGVYELIQQEGP; this is encoded by the coding sequence ATGTCCGGCCTACTGGAACCTGTGATCACGGCGGAGGAACTGGCGCGGCGCACGGCCCAGCTGGGGGCGGAGATTTCCGAACGCTACCGGGGGCAGGACCTCCTGGTGGTGGGCGTGCTCAAGGGCGCGTTCATGTTCCTGGCGGACCTCGTGCGGCACATCTCCATCCCGGCCCACGTGGATTTCGTGCGCGTCTCCAGCTACGGCGCCGACGTGAAGCCGGGCGAACTCAAATTCGTGCAGGACCTGGACTCCCCCTGCAAGGGTCGCCACGTACTCGTGGTGGAAGACATCGTGGATACGGGCAACTCCATGTCCATGCTGCTGGCCGAGCTCTCCCAGAGGGGGGCGGCCTCGGTGCGCCTTTGCGCGCTCATCGACAAGGTGGAGCGGCGTAAAACGCAAGTAACGGTTGACTTTCCTGGATTTCGACTGGCAAAGGGATTCCTGGTGGGATACGGCCTGGACTTTGCAGAAGACTACCGTTGTCTTCCCGGCGTCTACGAACTGATCCAGCAAGAAGGTCCCTGA
- a CDS encoding DUF3426 domain-containing protein — protein sequence MIVECPNCQTKYNLPDDKVGPEGATVRCSVCRHVFKVEPAAPDDFPGFGDSGDSTDAGIWPVSGEDETPGDDFAAHLDAQRKKDPFEAGGVSSSDFGSIDFGKPEKTTTTSKGKKIAILAALGVVLLAGVGGAAAYFFEFWPFAKKTAVTAEAPAKPSVMENAPAAPPAPPAPPPADYTGQILFDGFSNYFVDNEKAGRLFVIDGKLVNRSPVTVGQIEVEATLLDAKDAPVVTKVFKAGPKANISELRLLGKEDLENRLSSKEEIMLYNRMVKPGEEVPFMVAFANMPENVRNFSLKLKDYLQVADPAQQQPAGQKQ from the coding sequence ATGATCGTCGAATGCCCGAACTGCCAGACCAAGTACAACCTGCCCGACGACAAGGTCGGCCCCGAAGGCGCGACCGTGCGGTGCAGCGTGTGCCGACACGTCTTCAAGGTGGAGCCCGCCGCCCCGGATGATTTCCCCGGCTTCGGCGACTCGGGAGACTCCACCGACGCAGGAATCTGGCCCGTCTCGGGCGAGGATGAAACGCCAGGCGACGATTTCGCCGCCCACCTCGACGCGCAACGCAAGAAAGACCCCTTCGAAGCCGGCGGGGTCTCTTCCAGCGACTTCGGGTCCATCGACTTCGGCAAACCCGAGAAAACGACCACCACCTCGAAAGGCAAGAAGATCGCGATCCTGGCCGCCCTGGGCGTGGTGCTCCTGGCGGGCGTCGGCGGCGCGGCGGCCTATTTCTTCGAGTTCTGGCCCTTCGCCAAAAAAACGGCGGTCACCGCCGAGGCCCCCGCCAAGCCCTCCGTGATGGAAAATGCCCCGGCCGCCCCCCCGGCCCCGCCCGCGCCGCCGCCGGCCGACTACACCGGGCAGATCCTCTTCGACGGCTTCAGCAACTACTTCGTGGACAACGAAAAGGCCGGACGCCTCTTCGTCATAGACGGCAAGCTCGTGAACCGCTCTCCGGTCACCGTGGGCCAGATCGAGGTGGAGGCCACCCTGCTGGACGCCAAGGACGCACCCGTGGTCACCAAGGTCTTCAAGGCCGGACCCAAGGCCAACATCTCCGAGCTGCGCCTGCTAGGCAAGGAAGACCTGGAGAACCGCCTCTCCTCCAAGGAAGAGATCATGCTCTACAACCGCATGGTCAAACCCGGCGAGGAGGTGCCCTTCATGGTGGCCTTCGCCAACATGCCCGAGAACGTGCGCAACTTCTCCCTCAAGCTCAAGGACTACCTCCAGGTGGCCGACCCGGCCCAGCAGCAGCCCGCGGGCCAGAAGCAATAG
- the radA gene encoding DNA repair protein RadA yields MAKARSVHVCSACGAVSPRWRGQCEGCGAWNTLEQREAPRAAPGRSARILGETGPVPLAGYSQEQLPPSPSGIPELDRVLGQGLLPGAAVLLGGEPGIGKSTLLLQLAGQVAASGRRAVYVSGEESLGQLAARAARLGLSSPDLLALSTTSAAGAVDILGVGDAPALVVVDSVQTMASSLADGVPGSPAQVRAVASELVEAVKKGPATLILVGHVTKEGLIAGPKILEHMVDTVLYLEGDRQHFYRILRVFKNRFGPTDELMVLEMQGDGLSPVPDPSTYFLGERDESASGSAVVLALEGKRPFAVEVQALASRSYLAVPRRTALGVDLNRLNLMLAVLEKRLGLALGQSDIYAKTGGGLKLTDPGLDLGLVAAVLSSFYDRPPPPRAVFWGEVDLSGRIRPVAGLDARLKQARRLGYEPIFHPPAEGRGIATLKDFQKALFGQA; encoded by the coding sequence GTGGCCAAGGCCAGGAGCGTCCACGTCTGCTCGGCCTGCGGGGCCGTGAGTCCCCGCTGGCGCGGCCAGTGCGAGGGCTGCGGCGCGTGGAACACCCTGGAGCAACGCGAGGCCCCTCGCGCCGCGCCGGGCAGGAGCGCCCGGATTCTGGGCGAAACCGGCCCCGTGCCCCTTGCCGGGTACTCCCAGGAACAGCTCCCCCCCTCGCCCAGCGGCATCCCCGAACTGGACCGCGTGCTGGGCCAGGGCCTGCTGCCCGGAGCGGCCGTGCTCCTGGGCGGCGAGCCGGGCATAGGAAAATCCACGCTTCTCCTCCAACTGGCCGGACAGGTGGCGGCCTCGGGCCGCCGGGCGGTCTACGTCTCGGGGGAGGAGTCCCTGGGCCAGCTGGCCGCCCGGGCGGCGCGCCTGGGGCTTTCGAGCCCCGACCTCCTCGCCCTCTCCACCACCTCGGCGGCGGGCGCGGTGGACATCCTCGGCGTCGGCGACGCCCCGGCTCTGGTGGTGGTGGACTCGGTGCAGACCATGGCCTCGTCCCTGGCCGACGGCGTGCCGGGCTCCCCGGCCCAGGTGCGCGCCGTGGCCTCGGAGCTGGTGGAGGCCGTGAAGAAAGGCCCCGCCACGCTGATCCTGGTGGGCCACGTGACCAAAGAGGGCCTCATCGCCGGGCCGAAGATCCTGGAGCACATGGTGGACACCGTGCTCTACCTGGAGGGCGACCGGCAGCACTTCTATCGCATCCTGCGGGTGTTCAAGAACCGCTTCGGGCCCACCGATGAACTCATGGTGCTGGAGATGCAGGGCGACGGCCTCTCGCCCGTGCCCGATCCCTCCACCTATTTCCTGGGCGAGCGCGACGAGTCCGCCAGCGGATCGGCCGTGGTGCTGGCCTTGGAGGGCAAGCGCCCCTTCGCCGTGGAGGTGCAGGCGCTGGCCAGCCGTTCCTACCTGGCAGTGCCCCGGCGCACGGCCCTGGGCGTGGACCTGAACCGTCTGAACCTGATGCTGGCCGTGCTTGAGAAGCGCCTGGGCCTGGCCCTGGGGCAATCAGACATCTACGCCAAGACCGGCGGGGGCCTCAAGCTCACCGATCCCGGGCTGGACCTGGGGCTGGTGGCCGCCGTGCTCTCCTCCTTCTACGACAGGCCGCCCCCGCCGCGCGCCGTGTTCTGGGGCGAGGTGGACCTGAGCGGTCGCATCCGCCCCGTCGCGGGCCTGGATGCGCGGCTCAAGCAGGCCAGGAGGCTCGGCTACGAGCCCATCTTCCACCCGCCTGCCGAGGGCCGTGGAATCGCCACCCTCAAGGACTTTCAGAAAGCCCTTTTCGGCCAGGCCTGA
- a CDS encoding RidA family protein, with protein sequence MPTKTIVETANAPAAIGPYSQAVWAGDLLFCSGQIPFDPATGQVITGGPVDQARQCLTNVKAVLEAAGLTLDNVVKATVFIKDMNDFQAINEVYASFFKAPYPARSCVEVARLPRDVLVEVEVVASR encoded by the coding sequence ATGCCGACCAAGACCATCGTCGAGACCGCCAACGCCCCGGCCGCCATCGGCCCCTATTCCCAGGCCGTGTGGGCCGGGGACCTCCTCTTCTGCTCCGGCCAGATCCCCTTCGATCCGGCCACGGGCCAGGTGATCACCGGAGGCCCCGTGGACCAGGCCCGTCAGTGCCTGACCAACGTGAAGGCCGTGCTGGAAGCCGCCGGACTGACCCTGGACAACGTGGTGAAGGCCACGGTCTTCATCAAGGACATGAACGATTTCCAGGCCATCAACGAGGTCTACGCCTCGTTCTTCAAGGCCCCCTACCCCGCCCGTTCCTGCGTGGAGGTGGCCAGGCTGCCCCGCGACGTGCTCGTGGAGGTGGAGGTGGTGGCCAGCCGCTAG
- the serB gene encoding phosphoserine phosphatase SerB, which translates to MNDILLVHIFGADRPGIAASVSNLLAQYGVDILDMGQSVIHDDLSLGILMRIPEGAQAAATVKDLLYEAHELGVTCKFSPITPAQYSQWVEAAGKPRWIVSLLGLTVSAAQVAAVTRVITANGLNIQSVNRLTGRPSLDEEAAQRPACIEFSVRGQPGDVKAMRKDFLAIAAEMGVDIALQEDNAFRRNRRLVAFDMDSTLIRVEVIDELARAWGVGEQVAAITESAMRGELDFRQSLKKRLSLLKGMPAETLARVAEHIPLNDGAEKLVRNLKRFGYRTAVISGGFTFFGERLRQRLGIDHVHANVLAMADGALTGEVEGQVVDAQRKAELLRSIADTEGISLMQTIAVGDGANDLPMLNLAGLGIAFRAKPVVKEGAGHAISTLGLDAVLYLLGFRDRDIE; encoded by the coding sequence ATGAACGACATCCTGCTCGTGCACATTTTCGGGGCCGACCGCCCCGGCATCGCCGCTTCCGTCTCCAACCTGCTGGCCCAGTACGGGGTGGACATTCTGGACATGGGCCAGTCCGTGATCCACGACGACCTCTCCCTGGGCATCCTCATGCGCATCCCCGAGGGCGCGCAGGCCGCCGCCACGGTCAAGGACCTGCTCTACGAGGCCCACGAGCTGGGCGTGACCTGCAAGTTCAGCCCCATCACCCCGGCCCAGTACAGCCAGTGGGTGGAGGCCGCGGGCAAGCCCCGCTGGATCGTGTCGCTCCTGGGCCTCACAGTGAGCGCCGCCCAGGTGGCCGCCGTGACCCGCGTGATCACGGCCAACGGGCTGAACATCCAGTCCGTGAACCGCCTCACCGGGCGTCCCTCCCTGGACGAGGAGGCCGCGCAGCGTCCGGCCTGCATCGAATTCTCCGTGCGCGGCCAGCCCGGCGACGTGAAGGCCATGCGCAAGGACTTCCTGGCCATCGCCGCCGAGATGGGCGTGGACATCGCCCTCCAGGAGGACAACGCCTTCCGCCGCAACCGCAGGCTGGTGGCCTTCGACATGGACTCCACCCTGATCCGCGTGGAGGTCATCGACGAACTGGCCCGGGCCTGGGGCGTGGGCGAGCAGGTGGCGGCCATCACCGAGTCGGCCATGCGCGGCGAGCTGGACTTCCGCCAGAGCCTGAAGAAACGCCTGAGCCTGCTCAAGGGGATGCCCGCGGAGACCCTGGCCCGGGTGGCCGAGCACATCCCGCTCAACGACGGGGCCGAGAAGCTCGTGCGAAACCTCAAGCGCTTCGGCTACCGCACCGCCGTGATCTCCGGCGGCTTCACCTTCTTCGGGGAACGCCTGCGCCAGCGTCTGGGCATCGACCACGTGCACGCCAACGTGCTGGCCATGGCCGACGGCGCGCTCACGGGCGAGGTGGAGGGCCAGGTGGTGGACGCCCAGCGCAAGGCCGAGTTGCTGCGCTCCATCGCGGACACCGAAGGCATCTCGCTCATGCAGACCATCGCCGTGGGCGACGGCGCCAACGACCTGCCCATGCTCAACCTGGCGGGCCTGGGCATCGCCTTCCGGGCCAAACCCGTGGTCAAGGAGGGAGCGGGCCACGCCATCTCCACCCTGGGCCTGGACGCCGTGCTCTATCTGCTGGGCTTCCGCGACCGCGACATCGAATAA
- a CDS encoding sensor histidine kinase — translation MPDAAHDSLLDRPWAAWAVSALVFCLMAVMGLAYLDAAQNEREAEARLALVQSVAGRVQALQNLLFKAQAPLATLADVLVVNRGEFKDFDAYARHLLESNPGVAGLFLCPDGVVRVAVPLAGNEAALGHELLKDPQRKAEVEEAIATNSTVLAGPVAMRQGGMGLFARKPVFWEEGGRRVFWGLVVSLIRWETVLDSAEFRAILDGGYALRLERKLATDPEPVVIARSETEVLPEFGVTRPLTVPGGQWLLTLSPLGAPDMRFIRVGELFVLAASGVGGWLVLLVLQGRSHIVAQSRELERANAELEARLLERGLLIKEVHHRVKNNLQIIISLLDLQNSGVDNPEFTALAAACKDRILAIALAHEQVYRRDNLASIGVSDYLHGLVGNVLQGYRVAERPVTWAVDTDGSEIPLAKAVYVGLIVTELVTNAVKHAFDGAEEPRIEVRFDSAVRGIALVSVRDNGRGFPGDGCPESASSLGLTLVRSLAGQLGGEMRCASLDGALVEVSLRLS, via the coding sequence ATGCCAGACGCTGCGCATGATTCCCTCCTGGACAGGCCCTGGGCCGCCTGGGCGGTCTCCGCCCTGGTGTTTTGCCTCATGGCGGTCATGGGGCTGGCCTACCTGGACGCGGCCCAGAACGAGCGGGAGGCCGAGGCGCGCCTTGCACTTGTCCAGAGCGTGGCCGGGCGCGTTCAGGCGCTGCAGAACCTGCTTTTCAAGGCCCAGGCGCCTCTGGCCACACTGGCCGACGTCCTGGTGGTGAACCGGGGCGAGTTCAAGGATTTCGACGCCTATGCACGGCATCTTCTGGAGAGCAACCCCGGCGTGGCGGGGCTTTTCCTCTGTCCCGACGGCGTGGTGCGCGTGGCCGTGCCCCTGGCGGGCAACGAGGCGGCCCTCGGGCACGAACTGCTCAAGGACCCCCAGCGCAAGGCCGAGGTGGAGGAGGCCATCGCCACCAATTCCACCGTGCTGGCCGGGCCGGTGGCCATGCGCCAGGGCGGGATGGGGCTCTTCGCGCGCAAGCCCGTGTTTTGGGAGGAAGGGGGGCGACGCGTCTTCTGGGGTCTGGTGGTGTCGCTCATCCGCTGGGAAACGGTGTTGGATTCGGCCGAATTCCGCGCCATTCTCGATGGCGGCTATGCCCTGCGCCTGGAGCGCAAGCTGGCCACGGACCCCGAACCCGTGGTCATCGCGCGCTCCGAGACGGAGGTGTTGCCGGAATTTGGAGTCACGCGCCCGCTCACGGTGCCCGGGGGCCAGTGGCTGCTGACCCTTTCGCCCCTGGGCGCGCCGGACATGCGGTTTATTCGCGTCGGCGAGCTCTTCGTGCTGGCGGCCTCGGGCGTGGGGGGCTGGCTGGTGCTGCTGGTGTTGCAGGGGCGCTCGCACATCGTGGCCCAGTCCCGCGAACTGGAGCGCGCCAACGCGGAGCTGGAAGCCCGTCTGCTGGAGCGCGGGCTGCTGATCAAGGAGGTGCACCACCGGGTGAAGAACAACCTTCAGATCATCATCAGCCTCCTGGACCTCCAGAACTCCGGCGTGGACAACCCCGAGTTCACGGCTCTGGCAGCCGCCTGCAAGGATCGCATCCTGGCCATCGCCCTGGCCCACGAGCAGGTCTACCGGCGCGACAACCTGGCCAGCATCGGCGTGAGCGACTATCTGCACGGCCTTGTGGGCAACGTGCTCCAGGGGTATCGGGTGGCCGAGCGTCCGGTGACCTGGGCGGTGGACACCGACGGATCGGAAATCCCACTGGCCAAGGCCGTCTACGTGGGGCTCATCGTCACCGAACTGGTGACCAACGCCGTCAAGCACGCCTTCGACGGCGCGGAGGAGCCGCGCATCGAAGTGCGCTTCGACTCCGCCGTGCGGGGCATCGCCCTGGTGAGCGTGCGCGACAACGGCCGGGGCTTTCCGGGAGACGGCTGCCCGGAGAGCGCCTCGTCGCTGGGGCTCACGCTGGTGCGCAGCCTGGCCGGGCAGCTGGGCGGAGAGATGCGCTGCGCGAGCCTGGACGGCGCGCTCGTGGAGGTGTCCCTGCGCCTGAGCTGA
- a CDS encoding glycosyltransferase produces MSFGAFNRINLSVVTYCFNDHALADGLVDSVAGWSVVPREVIVVDDGSAEPYKPAHPADNLRVLRLAPNRGAALAHTAGMGAASGRYLLSIDCDIRLPRDWVRLCLPLAERTGVGMVSSRLRCTGSSSLTNRYVDLLYGVGPQGGETGFVQGGVFLMRRDVFESVGGYSGYEERTGEDSFLCARLAERGFRMLLNPEVEAHEVRRLSRVAAVRRKFFWQSSQYFQAIARGEPVDKVLYVFHAPCFARLGELLRQEVCLGYYELLLMVFGACALARSFDAGFAARLRWELTRRVRGLERLGPLLLSDLRELGAPEPQDHPEPLGLATVNAWDAQVDDALLHALDRDCAQALAAEDAGGADFSVYERLV; encoded by the coding sequence ATGTCGTTCGGCGCGTTCAACCGGATCAACCTGAGCGTCGTGACCTACTGCTTCAACGACCACGCCTTGGCCGACGGCCTTGTGGATTCGGTGGCGGGGTGGTCCGTGGTCCCGCGCGAGGTGATCGTGGTGGACGACGGCTCGGCCGAGCCGTACAAGCCCGCGCATCCAGCCGACAACCTGCGCGTGCTGCGCCTTGCGCCCAACCGGGGGGCGGCCCTGGCCCACACGGCGGGCATGGGTGCGGCCTCGGGGCGTTATCTTCTCTCCATCGACTGCGACATCCGCCTCCCGCGCGACTGGGTGCGTCTGTGCCTGCCCCTGGCCGAGCGCACGGGCGTGGGGATGGTTTCGTCGAGGCTTCGCTGCACGGGCAGCTCGTCCCTGACCAACCGCTACGTGGACCTGCTCTATGGGGTGGGGCCGCAGGGCGGGGAGACGGGGTTCGTGCAGGGCGGCGTGTTCCTGATGCGCCGCGACGTGTTCGAGTCCGTGGGTGGCTATTCCGGCTATGAGGAACGCACGGGGGAGGATTCGTTCCTCTGCGCGCGGCTGGCGGAACGGGGCTTCCGGATGCTGCTCAATCCCGAGGTGGAGGCCCACGAGGTGCGCAGGCTTTCGCGGGTCGCGGCGGTGCGTCGCAAATTCTTCTGGCAGTCGAGCCAGTATTTCCAGGCCATCGCCCGGGGCGAGCCGGTGGACAAGGTGCTCTACGTGTTCCACGCGCCGTGCTTCGCGCGGCTGGGTGAGCTGCTGCGCCAGGAGGTCTGCCTTGGCTACTACGAGCTGCTGCTGATGGTCTTCGGGGCCTGCGCCCTGGCGCGCAGCTTCGACGCGGGCTTCGCGGCGCGCCTTCGCTGGGAACTGACGCGGCGCGTGCGAGGCCTGGAGCGCCTGGGGCCGCTCCTGCTCTCGGACCTGCGCGAACTGGGCGCACCCGAGCCCCAGGACCACCCCGAGCCCCTGGGCCTGGCCACCGTGAACGCCTGGGACGCCCAGGTGGACGACGCCCTCCTGCACGCCCTGGACCGGGATTGCGCCCAGGCCCTGGCGGCCGAGGACGCGGGCGGCGCGGACTTCTCGGTGTACGAGCGGCTGGTGTGA
- a CDS encoding type II toxin -antitoxin system TacA 1-like antitoxin has product MEGEIIVLSIEDQLRVAEALANPPEPVAALRRAVERHGEIVERPLTDAAKRTIDLTKLPT; this is encoded by the coding sequence GTGGAAGGGGAGATAATCGTTTTGTCCATTGAGGACCAGCTACGGGTCGCCGAGGCGCTGGCGAACCCGCCTGAGCCCGTTGCGGCCCTGAGGCGCGCGGTGGAGCGGCATGGGGAGATTGTGGAACGCCCTTTGACCGATGCCGCCAAGCGAACTATAGATCTGACAAAACTTCCGACGTGA
- a CDS encoding nucleotidyltransferase family protein has product MTATTQTKHPPAGLEALATQIRPVLERYGVVSASVFGSLARGEERPESDVDLLVEFDANATLLTLAGLEAELCRELGREVDVVTPRGLKKMIRPQVMAEQVRIYG; this is encoded by the coding sequence ATGACAGCTACCACGCAAACGAAACATCCCCCGGCAGGGCTTGAGGCCCTGGCCACCCAAATCAGGCCGGTGCTGGAGCGCTACGGCGTCGTTTCGGCTTCGGTGTTCGGCTCGCTCGCGCGCGGCGAGGAGCGCCCGGAAAGCGACGTGGACCTGCTGGTGGAATTCGACGCGAACGCGACCCTTCTCACCCTCGCAGGCCTGGAGGCCGAACTGTGCCGTGAATTGGGTCGGGAAGTGGACGTGGTGACACCGCGCGGACTGAAGAAGATGATCCGCCCGCAGGTGATGGCGGAGCAGGTGCGTATCTATGGATAA
- a CDS encoding HepT-like ribonuclease domain-containing protein, producing the protein MSRGHRRGCGQDAARFSRKHPRIPWAAIAGMRNRMVHDYFEVDIELCWRTITRSLPELQEYLQAIVDNDRPGY; encoded by the coding sequence CTGTCTCGAGGTCATAGGCGAGGCTGCGGCCAAGATGCCGCGCGATTTTCAAGAAAACATCCGAGAATACCGTGGGCAGCGATTGCAGGTATGCGCAACCGGATGGTTCATGATTATTTTGAAGTGGATATTGAGTTGTGTTGGCGCACGATAACCAGGAGTTTGCCTGAACTCCAGGAGTATCTGCAGGCTATTGTGGACAACGATCGGCCAGGATATTGA